The following proteins are encoded in a genomic region of Drosophila willistoni isolate 14030-0811.24 chromosome 2L unlocalized genomic scaffold, UCI_dwil_1.1 Seg196, whole genome shotgun sequence:
- the LOC6640214 gene encoding uncharacterized protein LOC6640214 has translation MFSSVLIILCSAITWQVNCDPPVIYKTKNIECFTIPKFSANASCYVKAINWNKATAHMDVDLVETLYNISIRLQIFKRDYTNKFQPWLVDVPINICDVIARRNFLPYGTIIWKSVKRFSNFNHSCPFMGHLFARDVYMDESYLPIQMPLGLYQFSISIYENYQRKSTDYVGAIKFYAQAMEPVKSRRNQSSTNRPNK, from the exons ATGTTCTCGTCAGTGTTAATCATTCTGTGTTCAGCTATAACGTGGCAAGTG AATTGTGACCCACCAgttatatataaaactaagAATATTGAATGTTTTACAATTCCAAAATTTTCGGCCAATGCCTCATGCTATGTTAAGGCCATCAATTGGAATAAAGCCACAGCTCATATGGACGTGGATCTTGTTGAAACTTTATACAATATCTCT ATACGACTGCAGATTTTCAAAAGAGATTATACCAATAAATTTCAACCTTGGCTAGTTGATGTCCCAATCAATATTTGCGATGTAATTGCCAGACGAAACTTTTTGCCCTATGGTACTATAATTTGGAAGTCAGTTAAGCgcttttcaaattttaatcaTTCCTGCCCTTTTATG GGTCATTTGTTTGCACGTGATGTGTACATGGATGAAAGCTATTTGCCCATACAAATGCCATTGGGATTATATCAGTTTTCCATATCTATTTACGAGAATTATCAACGAAAGTCCACAGATTATGTTGGCGCCATCAAATTCTATGCCCAGGCAATGGAGCCAGTGAAGTCGAGAAGAAATCAGAGTAGTACCAATcgaccaaataaatga
- the LOC6640217 gene encoding AF4/FMR2 family member lilli isoform X4: protein MQQSRKFEGKIPKLSQQVNNNNSPRPTTPTASATSTTTIPTSSSQQQIVYINMLPAANTLNGIPQQQQQQPQPQYTTTNTTSTDGNVYQLQNEILCDGQQQQQQAGGATVAAVTYQTANSPQQQQNVAGSVANVADNVVKTISSSSILHTNGGVDQSQHQQQQQQQAQPQYHYITTAGEDGQTPTTIVFENYNGTTLPATVVSSAATVTATPTTVPTTTTTTTALVNTDGTIIEFDGNTYEEYHVLKSEPGSSDCLSNGSSNVAGDIIKYEPQHVVEEEQEDDDEGGDEGAGLQVKYEEQSLDNDQYEEYQVIKAEVEAEAAEQAAGTISYTISHMTEEVASNGAPQVLPKTGVTSAAKQKRKRKTRVIAEDEQGEYLEKMSVRGLDIARYEHIIDGVAYCLVCAKNDIFKTFKNKYSFQRHAYLFHEGQNRKIFACPICNKEFSRPDKMKMHKKDKHGDVPMPASANSTPLKSDAAAGAGGPAAKRARTSRTPRVRKSKAAADGSTPSSTPTKKRLAQIDSVLDEVQNGEIGQNIQQQQIPQTMSVPQQPQPQSQPQPQSQAQPQQLQTLPSLDFSGMILPGGAQLALANPGATSSMAALQRGALTPNGGQATAAPTTTLIYSNQLELQQALLQQQLHGQSIMIQDQAGNLVPLQLDGTQTIYTTAAPAAPPPQVAVAQRAQPATYQQQPQQQQQQQQQQLVQQQQTLKVSSSQGQTVQSQPHYELDSNVTYLSSTSAATPTSAEHQSHHQQQQQQQQHPHQQQHVIGTVQSYQILTPDGLQSFQPKLEASELGDLCPYSQYTFTTHASAQPTLNANALDAHQSQHQQQQQQQQQQQQHHHQQQQQQHTHLLQQQQFTTHNPHQQFMELKNELLIKSTADAYTLDASSMYHLPFSPTSMINAVNDVNTSSLLETKEISSSNNNNNNSSSNNNANSSVINSSTINATTNGLKPSNAKKTPVILLAANRGAAKKQQQQQQLNLINGNGNGNVVKAASSGGVTLVRVNRQQPQQLLQQAEQEQELLEEETELVGDLDEDAAALCSLSSSTAQILRKFRIPKGTALTAMPTPTPSPPSAGAQMSSTPADMEADTYGEEDDIIEELNEDDLVEEIIEEEHEELNESLEMPENANDGLDLSSPQAGNNSIALMLQPQAHPVPPTLSAPTLSGPPPLQLQTVASNGTVTCFNLPPNTILLQSADGSIIAATQVPHPNKAGQQQLIALPDWPGNVAALAEPSPTPTPTATTTTTTAAPPTQTLLLTADGTAIPILATAPHQQQQQQAAAAAAAQLFAA, encoded by the exons ATGCAACAATCGCGTAAATTTGAAGGCAAAATACCAAAACTAAGTCAAcaagtcaacaacaacaacagtccAAGACCAACAACACCCACTGCATCAGCAACATCCACCACCACAATCCCAACATCTTCTAGTCAGCAACAAATTGTCTATATCAACATGTTGCCAGCAGCCAATACACTTAACGGCAttccacagcagcagcagcagcagccgcagcccCAATATACCACCACAAATACAACCAGCACGGATGGCAATGTCTATCAGTTGCAAAACGAAATACTCTGTGATggtcaacaacagcagcagcaggctgGAGGTGCAACAGTTGCTGCAGTTACATATCAAACGGCCAATAGtccacagcaacagcaaaatgtTGCTGGCAGTGTGGCCAATGTTGCCG acAATGTGGTCAAAACTATTAGTTCGTCCTCCATCCTGCATACCAACGGAGGAGTGGATCAGAGccaacaccagcagcagcagcagcaacaggcaCAGCCACAATATCATTACATCACCACAGCCGGCGAAGATGGCCAGACGCCAACGACTATAGTTTTTGAGAACTACAATGGCACAACATTGCCCGCCACAGTGGTAAGTTCGGCTGCCACAGTCACTGCCACGCCAACTACAGTgccaacgacaacaacaacgacaacagctCTTGTCAATACCGATGGAACGATCATCGAGTTCGATGGAAATACGTATGAGGAATATCATGTACTTAAAAGTGAACCCGGCAGTAGTGATTGTCTGAGTAATGGCAGCAGTAATGTGGCTGGGGATATTATCAAGTACGAACCACAGCATGTGGTCGAAGAGGAGCAGGAGGATGATGACGAAGGCGGCGATGAAGGTGCCGGCCTGCAAGTTAAATACGAAGAGCAAAGTCTCGACAACGATCAATATGAAGAGTATCAGGTGATCAAGGCTGAAGTGGAGGCTGAAGCAGCCGAACAGGCCGCCGGTACAATAAGTTATACCATCAGCCACATGACCGAAGAAGTGGCCAGCAATGGGGCGCCACAAGTACTCCCGAAAACGGGAGTTACATCTGCCGCCAAACAGAAGAGAAAGCGCAAAACACGGGTCATTGCCGAGGACGAGCAGGGCGAATATCTGGAGAAGATGAGTGTGCGTGGTCTAGACATAGCCCGCTATGAACACATAATCGATGGTGTGGCCTATTGCCTGGTTTGTGCCAAGAATGACATATTCAAGACATTCAAGAACAAGTACAGCTTCCAGAGGCATGCCTATCTCTTTCACGAGGGTCAGAATCGCAAGATATTCGCCTGCCCCATATGCAATAAGGAGTTTTCGCGTCCGGATAAAATGAAGATGCACAAAAAAGACAAACATGGTGATGTTCCGATGCCGGCATCAGCGAATTCAACGCCACTGAAATCGGATGCAGCGGCAGGAGCGGGTGGACCAGCTGCCAAACGAGCGAGAACCTCAAGAACTCCAAGAGTTCGCAAATCAAAGGCAGCTGCTGATGGATCAACACCGTCGAGTACACCAACCAAGAAGCGTCTGGCTCAAATTGACAGTGTTCTGGATGAAGTGCAAAATGGGGAAATTGGCCAaaatatacaacaacaacagattCCTCAAACAATGTCAGTGCCCCAACAGCCTCAACCGCAATCGCAACCCCAACCTCAATCTCAAGCTCAACCTCAACAACTACAGACACTACCCTCGCTGGACTTTAGTGGCATGATTTTGCCTGGCGGAGCCCAATTGGCGTTGGCCAATCCGGGTGCAACGAGTTCCATGGCAGCGTTACAACGTGGAGCTCTAACACCCAACGGTGGTCAGGCCACAGCAGCTCCCACCACAACGTTAATCTATTCCAATCAACTGGAATTGCAACAGGCGctattacaacaacaacttcatGGCCAAAGCATTATGATACAGGATCAGGCTGGTAATCTAGTGCCATTGCAGCTAGATGGAACGCAGACAATATACACGACGGCCGCACCGGCTGCCCCGCCGCCTCAGGTTGCAGTCGCGCAACGTGCACAGCCAGCCACATATCAACAGCAGccccagcaacaacaacaacagcagcagcagcaactggtacaacaacaacaaactctCAAGGTGTCGTCTAGTCAGGGCCAAACGGTGCAATCTCAACCACATTACGAACTGGACTCAAATGTGACGTATTTAAGTTCAACATCAGCTGCCACGCCCACAAGTGCCGAACATCAGTCAcaccatcaacaacaacaacagcagcagcaacatccgcaccaacaacaacatgttATTGGCACAGTGCAAAGCTATCAGATCCTTACACCAGATGGCCTCCAAAGTTTCCAGCCCAAGCTAGAGGCCTCGGAATTGGGTGATTTGTGTCCCTATTCGCAATACACGTTCACCACACATGCCAGCGCTCAGCCAACTTTGAATGCCAATGCTTTGGATGCCCACCAGAgtcaacatcaacagcaacagcaacaacaacaacagcagcagcagcatcatcatcaacaacaacagcagcaacatacGCATTTactgcaacaacagcaattcaCCACACATAATCCGCATCAGCAATTCATGGAGCTTAAGAATGAGCTGCTCATCAAAAGTACCGCCGATGCCTATACCTTGGATGCCAGTTCAATGTATCACCTGCCCTTCTCGCCCACTTCAATGATAAATGCGGTAAACGATGTCAATACCTCATCGCTGCTGGAGACCAAAGAAATTAG cagcagcaacaacaacaacaacaacagcagcagcaacaacaacgccAATTCTTCTGTGATAAACAGCAGCACCATAAACGCCACTACTAATGGCCTCAAACCTTCCAATGCTAAGAAGACACCAGTTATACTATTAGCAGCCAATCGAGGAGCGGCtaaaaagcagcagcaacaacaacagctcaATCTCatcaatggcaatggcaatggcaatgttGTCAAGGCTGCATCATCAGGTGGAGTGACTTTGGTGCGTGTGAATCGTCAGCAACCACAGCAATTATTACAGCAGGCAGAGCAAGAACAGGAACTTCTGGAGGAGGAAACCGAACTTGTTGGCGATTTAGATGAAGATGCCGCCGCATTATGCTCCTTATCTTCATCAACTGCCCAAATTTTGCGTAAATTTCGCATACCAAAGGGAACGGCCCTTACGGCCATGCCCACACCGACACCTTCGCCGCCCTCTGCTGGTGCCCAAATGTCGTCAACACCAGCCGACATGGAGGCAGATACCTATGGGGAGGAGGATGATATTATCGAAGAGCTCAACGAAGATGATCTAGTCGAGGAGATAATTGAGGAAGAGCACGAGGAGCTGAACGAATCATTAGAAATGCCAGAAAATGCCAACGATGGACTGGATTTGAGTAGTCCCCAAGCCGGCAACAATTCCATCGCATTGATGTTGCAACCGCAGGCTCATCCAGTGCCGCCGACCCTGTCAGCGCCGACCTTGTCCGGACCGCCGCCATTGCAATTGCAAACGGTGGCCTCCAATGGTACAGTGACCTGCTTCAATTTGCCTCCAAATACAATATTATTGCAATCGGCTGACGGTAGTATTATAGCTGCAACCCAAGTACCCCATCCCAACAAGGCAGGACAACAGCAATTGATAGCCCTGCCCGATTGGCCGGGTAATGTGGCGGCTTTGGCTGAGCCTTCGCCAACACCAACACCGACGGctaccacaacaacaactacgGCTGCTCCACCTACACAAACTCTATTGCTGACAGCCGATGGTACGGCAATACCCATTTTGGCAACGGCAccacaccagcagcagcaacaacaggcggcagctgctgctgctgctcaatTGTTTGCCGCGTAG